The following is a genomic window from Nicotiana tabacum cultivar K326 chromosome 3, ASM71507v2, whole genome shotgun sequence.
tttattttatacagCACCACACAACAATGTCTCCTTTTCTTTAATGATCAGGAGAGAAAATGTTAAAAGCACGAAAACGCAATTCGCCTGAGCACACACAGATCCTGAAACCTAAACAATATCACTGGAAATATCATGAGAAATATGCCGAAGCAGCACAGGAACAGTGACTTCTGGTGCACTCAGCTGTGGGAGATGACCTTCAGTTGATATGACTTCAACAATTGACTTTCCACCCAAATTTTGGTGAATATATTCTGAGACAGCCACAGGCACGGCCAAATCCTTTGAGCTCTGAATTATGTGACAAGGCACAGTAACACGAGATAGAAAATGCCTTAAATCAAATGTGAAAATTGTACGAAAGACACTTAGTGCTATGTCTGGTCTCATGTTGAATAAGGTTCTGCTGAATTCTTGTACTGCCACTGAGTCCATGTCACCGCCAATTACTAACGGCGCAAAACCGTCGATCCATGACTTGTAGTTCGACTCCATCGCTTGGCTTAGTTGGTCAATATCTTCCTTTTCAAATCCTCCGTAGTAGTCATCTGCATTTATGAACCTAAGCAAACATAATATAGTAATTCCCAAGTTAGTTTCTTATAACTGATGCTGCCATCCAATTTacctttaataattttaatagagtttCATTTATCACTCTTAAAGATCTCACTTAATTGTCACTTACGGAAGAATATTTATATACCCACTTTCCTTATTACACATTTCTATAATTGGAAACAATTTAACTctaaatttttcattttacaTACTTTCCCTTAATGATAAGTTTTTAGCCACAAAAATATCGTGATCCCAAAGCTTTTGCCCCTTAAATTTTTAGGACAAGGtgtttcaaaaatctttttttccaattaaacTATCAGTCAAGTCAAACTACATTATTTAAAGTGAAACGGGAGGAGTACTTAGTTATTAGCTTACCTTCTTAATTGATGCAACTATCCATGTTACTACTAATAGAAGTAGTAATTAAGAgtgaatttgaaaaagaaaaaagtaacaAGTACCTCGATCTTGTTCTTTTATAAAGGTCAAAggtttttgaaattttgtttaGCAAAATAACAAATACAGTCAAACTTCTCTATAATAATCTCGTTTGTTTCGAATATTTTTGAATGTTacagtgaagtgttgttatagagaacatatatattataacataacatgaaaattggttcaGAAAAAAGTTGGATTTTATATTGAATTGCTGTTATATAGGGATGCTGTTATAGAAAGATCTGACTGTACTAATATGGATCAAGATAAGTTTATCAGTTCAGATTAAAGATAATGAACTGGCAGTGCACTTATTCTTTGTACCAACAggttaaattaatttataacaataaGCAACCCTTAATAATAAGGAGTGATAAGACAACCTAAACATAGGATAATAAtctattataattaattaaactatatTAACTGATAGGAAAATGTGGCAAGATGTATATATATGTCATGATCTGACCTTGGAGAAGCAGAAAGCAAGATGAGTTTGGAGAAGAGATCAGGACGAAATATGGAAGCAATAACACCAGTCATAGACGATAAGGAATGGCCTAAATAAATGCAAGAATCGATCTGAAGCTCCTCCAAAATGGCAAGTAAATCATAGGCATAACCTTCAAGAGAAGCATATCGTTCAAAATCAAAGTAATCAGGGTTTGTCGGTCCAGCACCCATGTTGTCATATACAACTACTCTATAGTCATCAACTAGGTAAGGTATAAGGTGTTTCCAAACAGATTGATCAGTGCCAAAACCATGGCCAAGTACCACCGTCTTCTCGCCTGAGCCAACCACTTTAACGTTGTGAGCTTCTTCAACAActcccatcttcttcttcttctttaatttctttgcTTCACTATTACTCTGTGCTTGCTTTTTAGGTTTAGTTGTGTGGTGGAAATTAGTAGAACCTCCAACTATGCATATGCAATAAATTCGTTTCAGATTCACAAGCCACCCCTTGACTCGAGGCGAAATTATTAGCTGTGCATTATTAAGTTTATAATAGACTCGTATATATTAAAGTATACAAATCAACACATGCATGATCAATAAAGTGGACATAAGAGGAGCTACAATATTATGTGTGGAttgtttaattaaattttgtatttgtattaagaaatttattaaatatatttaattacaaacttattgaaataagaGATGAATATGATTGGACGTTCAGAACCCAATTCCATATATGTGAAGGTGGATAAGGATATCATTAATATATATGGAGTTTAGCACATAATAAGGGGGGACCCTCGTGCATAGATATGgttgatatttatatattatttggtTGGTTGAAGGGGTTTGCTTTATTTACGTGACGAAGAAGGTGTCGTCGTGTTGCGCTGTCAAGCTAGTATTGTCGATTCGGTTTTAACCTTTGCCGTGAAATGCGCCTTAAAGGCACACGTGAAATTGCCATGACACACAACAACATTCCTGTCTTGTGCTTATCAACGTAAATATAATTTTATCTACATTTTTGAACACCTTTTCTAGTCACTACCGTGTTGTCTAGTCTCTCTATTAATGCGTAAACTTTGTTCCAGTAATTAAACATTGATCTTAGTTCGACTTGAAATTTCGACTCCTGTAATTCTTTCTTGGGATGACGGGAGCAATAAGAATTAAGAATATGTATAATTTGTTATCTTTAGTTTTAGTTTTCATATTCCAATTTATTAACTAGTTTCCAACAAATAACTATCTAAATTAGGTTTTTTGTCACAAAAATGACATCTTAATGCGGCTGGCGGCTACTACTCTCTCTAGAATAATCTGTCTATTAATATAGTGGCAGATACAAAAAGTGGAGAGAATAAGTTTTAAAATGTATATCTAACTTAAAATTCTTTATTTACCTTTTAAAAAGTACATTTAATTCTCCGACACATATAAGCTACTTCCTATCGTATATATCAAGCAAGGATTGTTCGTATAAGAATAATAGCTTTATTAAATCATTTGTCATGGCGCAAACTCATGGTACGTATTGGCCGTTTTGGGCCTAGTCCCGCACAGATTTATCTTTTAGGATTACATTATGTTGATGTTGGGCTAAAACGATCCAAAAATATTCTTAACAATGTATGATATTGTCCTCTTTGGACCAAACACACACGATTTTTCTCAAAAGGCCTTACACCATTAAGAGTATCCAACTCATTTAAGTAGCTTTTTTTTTTCTACTTTCTATGTGGAACTTTGTTCACACACCCAACAATCTCTCTCTTTAGCTAAGTTCCACATGACCTATCACCATTTATGGGCTAAATTGGAGATTAAATGTGTGCAACCCACATGATCTTGAGTATTTACGGTCACCAAAGCCCAAAGGTTGTGTATGCGTCTTCAAAGCTACGGATAAAAGTCGTAAACCCCGTAAACGGGCAAAGGCATTAAGTCAGGTCCCCACGTTACACTCTGCCATCTCAATAGTCCAGCCGATAATTGGCtatgataccagttgttgggctaAAACAGCccaaagatactcttaacatAGTGAGATATTGTCCACATTAGGTCAAGCCCGTACGATTTTTCACAAAAGGACTCACACAATTATGAGTATCCAACTTAAGGCTGGTAAATAGGCCGGGCCGAGCCCGGGATCAGCCCGCGACCGCTAAATGGGCTTAACGGGCTGGGACCCTTTGGCCCGCGATTGGTGGGCTCGTGCCGGTCTCATGGGTCGGGTTTTATCTTTGGAATCGTATGGACTGGGCCAAACGGGCCCaacagattttttttaaaaaaatagtcatttgTTTTTAGAAAAAAGTAGTCGTTGGGTCTTAAAAAAATAGTCGTTCAACCCCTCCAACTAATTTTAGCCTCAAACTTTTTATTATTATACTTTTtcctattttctactataaatacctcctcattcttttatttttcttacaaaatcaatatcaacCTATcaaaatctctctctaatttttttCAATACTTGCTACAATTgtttactttattaaaaaaaatagtgaaaaaattGTGAggttgctactattgcttactttattccaaaaaaaatagtcaaaaaatatTCAGGTTgttagaatttttgaaaaaattgtaAAGTTGGTGAATTGGAGTCTTCAAGagttcaagtcttcaacgataatcaattctcaacaagttgttcgtcaattcgataagctcgttccaactcttaagtcttaatattattgttttattgttttatttaGTTGCTAtcacttgattaattaagatgtcttccttaagaaatatttttggtaaaagtaagaataaggaaaaatcTAAGACTGACTAATCTAGTGGTACTGTTGTTCCTCCTCCTCTGCCCCCGACACCCCTATCCAAATCCTGTAGCCGTCCTATACCTGATATTCTTGAtaccgataatagtttattactccctctgttccaatttatgtgaacttttttttttagtccgttccaaaaagaatgacccctttttaaatttagaaataatttagcttaaacttttaattctacccttaatgagaagcttttataaccacacaactATTTTGGACTCCTTTTTGATTTATTTAGGATCACAAATTCCAAatatctttatttattataaactCTGTGACCAGTCagataggttcacataaattatgtcacgccccaagcctgggggcgagaccggcactcggtgcctcatctatccttgcataccaacttgtGACTCAAGAATTCtggacatataatgtcatactttggccatgggccacattgcgaGGCAATTTGCGAAGCAAATTATAAAATTGAATGGAGAATAAACGCTGAttaaatgtcaacataaagctgggccgacaaggccgtcataactactataactaACAAGACAATAAAATATatgtacagggcctacaagcccaacatactgcactaactaacaagatgtgtctacaagcctctactgatagatgtactatgaacAGAACAGGgtcccgacctacccataacctgtCTACATATATACAcgagatgtacacaaaacttctagacccAACAACTTCGAAGGACGAGGAACTTACCAATAAAACTGAACTTGGGCAACACTTAGTGAGAAGGTCTACCcgcctgtctgtctgaacctgcatgcatgaaatatagcgcccccagaaaaggacgtcagtacgaaataatgtactgagtatgtaaggcagtatacagaaagctgaaattgaactgataacctgaacatatgcttacctactgatactgactcaattctctcaatataataagtaaaatagctatccggccctataaggctcagtatatatatatatctgctctaccgtagtaggctcgctcataagc
Proteins encoded in this region:
- the LOC107807755 gene encoding karrikin insensitive 2 receptor IA, translating into MGVVEEAHNVKVVGSGEKTVVLGHGFGTDQSVWKHLIPYLVDDYRVVVYDNMGAGPTNPDYFDFERYASLEGYAYDLLAILEELQIDSCIYLGHSLSSMTGVIASIFRPDLFSKLILLSASPRFINADDYYGGFEKEDIDQLSQAMESNYKSWIDGFAPLVIGGDMDSVAVQEFSRTLFNMRPDIALSVFRTIFTFDLRHFLSRVTVPCHIIQSSKDLAVPVAVSEYIHQNLGGKSIVEVISTEGHLPQLSAPEVTVPVLLRHISHDISSDIV